In a genomic window of Deinococcus ruber:
- a CDS encoding multidrug DMT transporter, with the protein MDTPIKKAGAMLAHLDLFHHMLHVRGLLQLAQHMEERGDRVTMVSPDSITLMGNGSDSAGAITTSKGATIEAGSAYTVLSTLKGHEAPEYAVTREELKALNARAVSDIESGDAMRAFADTLTRITAADGTAPERPAARPRRGAEAEAGQVSAEN; encoded by the coding sequence ATGGATACGCCAATCAAGAAAGCAGGTGCGATGCTGGCCCACCTCGACCTCTTCCATCACATGCTGCATGTGCGCGGCCTGTTGCAGTTGGCGCAGCACATGGAGGAACGCGGCGACCGAGTGACGATGGTGTCGCCCGACAGCATCACGCTGATGGGCAACGGCAGCGACAGTGCCGGGGCCATCACCACCAGCAAGGGAGCCACCATCGAGGCGGGCAGCGCGTACACGGTGCTCAGCACCCTCAAGGGCCACGAAGCGCCGGAATACGCCGTGACCCGCGAGGAACTCAAGGCGCTGAACGCCCGCGCCGTATCGGATATCGAGAGCGGCGACGCCATGCGTGCCTTTGCCGATACCCTGACGCGCATCACGGCGGCAGACGGCACCGCCCCCGAACGCCCCGCTGCCCGCCCCCGGCGCGGTGCCGAGGCCGAAGCTGGACAGGTGAGCGCCGAGAACTGA